In one Brassica oleracea var. oleracea cultivar TO1000 chromosome C9, BOL, whole genome shotgun sequence genomic region, the following are encoded:
- the LOC106314670 gene encoding neurofilament medium polypeptide-like, with amino-acid sequence MKIFWKELYELDVAARVFEKKKDKEKVTFLEDSSSNSGLESLKAPEERILGAMSEGFSGLKLVVETKLGDMDVRMSKFEKNQRQLRRRAKKIEERLTSIESKKNEERNYGEDMDFGQWDDKDYGRAEGKENSEKAKEEKGNTESGEEKDVVSGEENSKDGEKDKGNVEDDMEQDDEEEEQVVVEKRTESSEEEKENEADKTELGTREEDEVSEEDYDTEEEAAKRRIKADAVWRRILSESDEDVAEKKEVEGKEVQEEVENLEKEAEKVSKGTPTPPRGRPKRLAARKIVLTPPEEFLRGPAVTEPSPIETEKEAEEMAVEADVEEEEEKPEESDEESPTEKNAEEMVEEEEAIEESPTEENVKKMVEEEVVEEETMEEEAVEAEKAEQEADKVVEKEA; translated from the coding sequence ATGAAGATATTTTGGAAAGAACTATACGAGTTAGATGTTGCTGCACGAGTGTTTGAAAAGAAGAAGGACAAAGAAAAGGTGACGTTTTTAGAAGATTCGTCTTCTAATTCTGGGTTGGAGAGCTTGAAAGCTCCGGAAGAAAGGATTTTGGGGGCAATGAGTGAAGGATTTTCTGGTCTTAAATTAGTGGTGGAGACAAAGCTGGGTGATATGGATGTGAGGATGAGTAAATTTGAAAAGAACCAGCGACAACTGAGAAGAAGGGCTAAGAAAATAGAAGAAAGGCTGACTTCTATCGAGAGCAAGAAAAATGAGGAGAGGAACTATGGTGAAGATATGGATTTTGGACAGTGGGATGATAAGGATTATGGTAGAGCTGAAGGGAAGGAAAATAGTGAGAAGGCTAAGGAAGAAAAGGGAAACACTGAGTCTGGCGAGGAAAAGGATGTGGTCTCGGGTGAGGAAAACAGTAAGGATGGTGAGAAAGACAAGGGAAACGTGGAGGATGATATGGAACAAGATGACGAAGAGGAAGAGCAAGTTGTTGTGGAGAAAAGGACTGAAAGCAGTGAAGAAGAGAAGGAGAACGAGGCTGATAAAACAGAGCTGGGAACTAGGGAAGAAGATGAGGTATCTGAAGAAGATTACGATACTGAGGAAGAGGCTGCGAAGAGGAGAATAAAGGCGGATGCGGTATGGAGGAGAATTCTTTCTGAATCTGACGAAGATGTAGCGGAGAAGAAAGAGGTTGAAGGGAAAGAGGTTCAAGAAGAGGTTGAGAATCTAGAGAAAGAGGCTGAGAAAGTTTCCAAGGGAACTCCTACACCACCACGTGGTAGACCGAAGAGATTGGCCGCGAGAAAAATAGTACTTACACCACCAGAGGAGTTTTTAAGAGGACCGGCGGTAACTGAGCCATCACCTATCGAGACTGAAAAAGAGGCTGAGGAGATGGCAGTTGAAGCAGATGTGGAGGAAGAGGAGGAAAAACCTGAGGAAAGTGACGAGGAGAGTCCCACCGAGAAAAATGCTGAAGAAATGGTGGAGGAAGAAGAAGCAATAGAGGAGAGTCCCACCGAAGAAAATGTTAAAAAAATGGTGGAGGAAGAAGTTGTGGAAGAAGAAACTATGGAAGAAGAAGCTGTGGAAGCAGAGAAAGCTGAGCAAGAGGCGGATAAAGTGGTTGAGAAAGAAGCTTAA